GGGGTATCAACTTAAAAAAAGCTAACCTAGCAGATTCCAGCTTTATTGGTACCGATCTCAGTGAAGCCAACTTGCAAGATGCTGATTTGTCAAGAGCAAAGCTCAAGCAAACGCAACTAGACGGCACAAATTTAACAGATGCAACACTCACCGGCGCGTACATTGAAGATTGGGGCATTACAAATACAACTAAATTGCATGGGGTGAGGTGTGAATATATCTTTATGCGCTTACCCACTAAAGAAGACCCCGATCCGCTCCGCAAACCTGATAATAAACAAGAGGTATTTGCAGACGGGGATTTTACCGATTTTATTCAGCCAATTTTTGATACCCTCGACCTTTACCATAATCAAGGTATTGACCCCCGTGCTGTTGCGATCGCTTTCAAAAAACTCGCCGAAAATCATCCCGAAGCCGAGTTAGAAATCGTGGCAATGGAGAAACGCGGCGATGATAAAATCTTGCTCAGAGCCAAAACTGCCGCAGGTAGTGATAAATCTCAACTAAGTGCCGAGTATTTTGATGATTATAATCAACTCAAAGCTTTATCGCAGAGTCAGCAATTATTGCTGGTAGAAAAAAGCGATCGCATTCGTAATTTAGAAAATATGATTACAACTGCACTCCAGCAGCCGAAATTTTATACCGAAGGAGATACCATCATGTCTGATATCAGCGGCATCAATATACAAGGTAGCAGCAATGTCAGCGGTATCGCTGGTAATAGTTCCGTTGCTAATCTGGGAACCATCAGCGGTAATGTGAGTATTGCCCTCAATCAGTTACCTGATGCAACCGATGCCGAAAAACCCGGCATTAAAGAATTGTTGACGCAGTTGCACGAAGTAATTGCACAGTCCTCAGATTTGCCAGAAACAGACAAAGCTGATGCATTGTTACAGATAGAAGCTTTAGCAGAAGCAGGTAAAAATCCTCAAGAACCCACCAAGCAAAAGACTGCAAAAAATGCAATCATCATGTTGAAAGGGCTATTTTCCGGTTTACCTGCGATCGCATCCCTAGTTGAAGCGACTAATAAATTATTGCCTGCGATCGCAAAACTATTCGGTTTGGGATAAAAAATCCCTAAGCCTTTAATACCTGTTGCGCTGTCAGTTTTAACTCAGGGAAAGTCCAGCAATTCTCAATTTAAGAATTGACAAGGGATTGAACGGTAGGCAATACTGCTCGCTTTGTGGATTTGTAACTCGGAATTGGGTAAAGGGTAAAGGGTAAAGGGTAAAGGTTTTTTCTTTCCCCTTCCCCTTTTCTCCCTTATTCCCCTCTCATACAAGGCTGTAAAACTTGTTTACATCGGGACTGCCTTTTGAACCATTAGCACCTGCGCTAGAGAGCAATCATAAGCAGTGTTGTATAGGCATTATCTAAAAAATTGATATTGTTAAGTTTAGTGTGTGGGATAATATTACTTCACAAAGGAAATTATACCTAAGTATAGTTTGTATGGATGTTAAATCTCAGGATACACAAACGAATACCACTGAACAATTAAACTCAACTAAACTGCTATTTCATAGCAAGCCATCTGTAACTTTTTCGGTAGCAGAGGCAGTGGTAAAAATCCTGGGAGATATGGGCGTGAAGTATGCCTTTGGTGTATCGGGAGGTGCGATCGCTCCAGTATGGGCTGCCTTACACCAAAGTCCCATGCAGGTGCTACACTTTCGCCACGAAGCTGGAGCAGCTTTTGCAGCGATTGAGGCGTATTTTGCTAGCGATCGCCCAGTTGTGGTATTCACGACTACAGGGCCGGGGATCACCAACACTTTGACGGGCTTATTGGCTGCCCGTTGGGAGGGTGCTAAGGTGATTCTCGTGTCAGCTTCAACCCCAGCATCACAGCGGGGACGTTGGGCGATCCAAGAAACTAGTACATATACTATGCCCAGTGCAGGTATTTTTACTTCAGGGCAAATATTCCATTACGCGACGACTCTCGAATGTAGCCATGAACTTCCAGAGATTTCTCGAAGGCTTGCCCTGGGATTGGCACAACCAGGAGGATTCGTCGCCCATCTCAGTATCCCGACAAATATCCAGACAAGTTCCTTAAAAACTTCGTTACCACGAGTAAATCTCTCTCGTGCGATCGCCACAGTCAGTGAAGAAACAATCGCAGAATGTGTCCGTTTACTCTCAGAAGGCCCCTTTGCCATCTGGGTCGGTTTCGGAGCCAGGGGTGCAGCCAAAGAGATTCGCCAACTTGCCGAGAAAAC
This Nostoc sp. C052 DNA region includes the following protein-coding sequences:
- a CDS encoding pentapeptide repeat-containing protein — encoded protein: MALDFSGQNLRGRNFKSRQDLAGANFSYADIRGANFINANLRGTNFSHTKAGLQRRWAIFLVFVSLLLSGLSGFIWAVNGCLVLLIFSSDSNKWIAGWVALIILITFFFITICQGIIAGLGAGAGAIALAGAVSGAGAIAVSGAGAGAGAVAGAIAGTVAVAITVAGAITVAGAITVAIAVAIAVTFAVYFAVHFAVAGTGAVVFAITGAGAGAGTLFSIYISWRAMKGDQKHFLIRNFAIAFAAIGGTSFRGADLTNADFTQATLKSTDFRNSILTRTYWHEAKMLDCVRPGSTYLQYSQIRQLLVTRHGQDNNFDRQNLRGINLKKANLADSSFIGTDLSEANLQDADLSRAKLKQTQLDGTNLTDATLTGAYIEDWGITNTTKLHGVRCEYIFMRLPTKEDPDPLRKPDNKQEVFADGDFTDFIQPIFDTLDLYHNQGIDPRAVAIAFKKLAENHPEAELEIVAMEKRGDDKILLRAKTAAGSDKSQLSAEYFDDYNQLKALSQSQQLLLVEKSDRIRNLENMITTALQQPKFYTEGDTIMSDISGINIQGSSNVSGIAGNSSVANLGTISGNVSIALNQLPDATDAEKPGIKELLTQLHEVIAQSSDLPETDKADALLQIEALAEAGKNPQEPTKQKTAKNAIIMLKGLFSGLPAIASLVEATNKLLPAIAKLFGLG